TCGTTGCCGTCTTCCCCGATGTCCCCAACGCCCTCTCCGAAGATCCCCACGTGGCTGTGGGCATCTATAAAACCGGGAAACACGTATTTACCCCGCGCATCTATTACTTCGCAGCCCTCCGGAACCGGCAGATTTTTCCCGACTTTGCTGATCTTGCCGCCCTCGACGAGCACGACTCCGTCTTCCAACACTTCGCCTTTCATAGTGTAAACCATGCCGCCTTTTATGGCTATCATACTGATCCTTCCCTCCACGCCTCTTACTTTTATACATTACCCGAATAAAATTCATCATTTTACCTTATTTGCTCCAACTTTTGCCTTAACCTTATTAGCGTATGCCGGAGCCCATGGCCAGAGCCGCCCTGAACACTTTATACGCTTCTAAATAATCAGCAGCGTTGTAAACCACGGTCCTGGCATCCTTTTTTTTCATGCCAGGAATCAGAAGGGCCACATCAGCCAAAATGGACTGCTTAAAGGCAATTTCCAGCTCAACGGTTCCCTCCTCGATGGTTGGCCTGAAACGGGAGACGTCTTCTAGGGCTTCCTTTACCCCTTGCCGGATCCGTTCTTTCACTACGTCGAAGGGGCACACCTTAGCCGAATACCTGGTAACAGCCTCTTTTACCACCACACCTACCGGATCGTTGAGCTCCTCTCTTGCGCATCTTACCGCGTTCTGGTCTCCGGTCACCAGCACCACTGGCACACCGTAGTAACCCGCCAGCCTGCCGTTTAATCCGGCCTCGCTCATGGCTCTGCCGTTTATTTTTGCGCACAGCACGCTGCCGGTATAGGTATGGTCCATTATTGCTTCGGAACTACCAGCCCGGGCGTGGTATCCGACGAAAAATACCGCATCGAAACTCCCGTCAATTCCCTGCATCATGCTGAGTGGTTTGGGGCTGCCGCTTATTAGAGAAGCCCGGGGATGCAGTTCTTCCACCAGGATATTGTCCATTTTATTGTGGGAGTCATTCACGACGACCTCGGAGGCCCCAAACTCAAAAGCGGCCTCCACCACCGCGTTTACCTCTCTGGTCATCAGCCGCCGAAACCTCTCGTATTCCCCGGACCCCGGTTCTACGTGAGCCAGCGAGACGACTCCCGAAATACCTTCCATATCGGCGGATATGTAGATCTTCAAAAAGCCCCTCCTCCTTCTTACAATTGCTATTAAAAAGTTATTAAAGTCCGGCCGAAATTATTCGTCGATCCGGGCGGCAGCCTCGACGAAGCTTTTGAACAGCTCGAGCTGCTCTGGGTAGACTTCCCACATCTCTTCCGGATGCCACTGCACTCCCAAAAGAAACGCATCCTCCGAAATACCCTCAACGGCTTCCACCAGACCGTCCGGGGCGAAGGCCACCGGTCTGAGAGGGCGGGCGATATCCTTCAGGGCCTGGTGGTGGAAGCTGTTCACCAGGAGCGTCTCTGCTTTGATCAGGCCGTAAAGCATCGAATCTTTCTCTACCCTGACCTCGTGGCTGCCGTACCACCTTGGAGCTTCCTGCCTGTGCTTGAGCGGCTTTTCTATTTCCGACCCGATATCCTGGTAAACGCTGCCTCCCAGGGCGATGTTGATAACCTGTATGCCCCGGCAGATGCCGAATACCGGCTTTCTCCTCCTGACAGCCTCCCGACAGAGGTAAAGTTCGACAGCATCGCGCTTCGGGTTTATTTCTCCCAGACCGGGCCGCGGGCTCTCGTTGAAGTGACGCGGGTCTACGTCGGGCCCCCCGGCAAGCAGAAGGCCGTGGACCCTATCGAGCAACTCGCCGAGATCCTGCTCCCTCCCCAAAGGCGGGACGACTACGGGTATCCCACCGGCCCTCTCTACAGCCCTGTAATAGCCGTGATTTAGAAAAATTCTACCATCTTCCAACGAACATGTTATCGCTATCAGAGGTTTCACCCTATCTACTCTCCGCTTCTTCCGGCTGTGGATGGTCAGGAAGAACCCTGACGGCCACCTTCACCACCTCCGGGTCGAACTGGGACCCCGCCCATTTTACGAGTTCCTCTTTTGCCTCCCAGCCACTTTTCTGCTTCTGGTAGGGCCTTGCTGAGGTCATGGCATCGAAGGCGTCGGCCACCGCCATTATGCGGGCACCCAGTTGGATGCCGTCCCTGGACAGGCCGTCGGGGTATCCGGAGCCGTCGTACTTCTCGTGGTGGTGTCCCGATATAGGTGCCAGATCCTTAAGGGCGCCTACCGTGCTCAATATCTCCATCGTATAGACCGGGTGCCTCTTCATTGTCTTGAACTCTTCCAGGGTAAGGCGCCCCGGCTTATCGAGTATTGCCCGGGGAATGGCCACCTTTCCCGCATCGTGCAGGTATGCAGCAAACTCGAGTTTTTCCACCTCACTATCGGCAAGGCCCAGGTTTTTGGCTATGAGGGACGTATAAAAGGCCACCCGGCTGGAATGGCCGGCGGTATATTCGTGTTTGGCGTCTATTACCCGTCCGAACACCTGTATAACCTTAGATATGTCCCTCTCGCAGTATCCGGTTTTGGTGGGCGGCATGCTTTCAACTATTTTGAACACCATTTCTCCTATCTTCTGTTCATCTATGATCTCGTCGAAGAAATTGCCTTCCCCAAGAACTTCAACCATGACCTCATACATCAGGTCCGAAAACTCCCACCCTCTTCTGGCGGCAAGGAGTGTCTTCATACCGACGATGTCAAGGGGAGGTTTTACCCTGGAGAGCACGTCAAAGGTGTCACAGATCCTGAGAATCTGGCCTCCCAGGCTTATCCTGTCGCCGCAAATACCGCGCGGGTAACCGCTGCCGTCCCAGTGCTCGTGGTGGTCCAGGATCATATCCACCACACCTTTCAGCGGTTCGATCTCCCTCACTATTTCGGCCCCTTTGCGCGGATGGTTATAAATCACCGGATAGCGAAGGTGGTCATCCGGATTGGTATAGTGCACCATGTGGTCGGGCAGGGATATGGCTCCGATGTCGTGCAAAAGACCGGCGTAAAATATGTGGTTGGCGTATTCCGGCATTACCTTCCGGGCCATTTTCTCGGCCAACACACCTACTCTCCAGGCGTGGTAGAGCTTCCGGTTCTCTTCCAGGTCCATCATCAAAGAGAGGGCGGTCATTAATTCGGTAAAAAGTTTATCCTTAATTTCCATGCAAACCTCCGATGCGAAAAAGTATACAGTTAATGTATATATTCTAAAAAAAACTGAAATATCCTGCTTTAAAAAAACTAATAAGCCCGTTACGGGCTTCCTGAAATTGATATTTAAAAGTCCACCAGTCCCAGGCTTATTTTCAGCGCTTCATCTACTCTTGCCATAATTTCCTGGTCTAGGTAAGCTATCTTCTCCCTCAATCGCCTTTTGTCGATGGTCCTGAGCTGTTCTAAAAGAATGACCGAATCCTTTTCCAGGCCGTATTCTCCCCGCTTTAGCTCCACGTGGGTCGGCAGCTTGGCCTTGTCAATCTGGGACGTAATTGCAGCAACAATTACGGTAGGGCTGTACTTATTTCCCACGTCGTTTTGCACAACGAGGACGGGCCTTACACCGCCCTGTTCGGAACCCACAACCGGGTTTAAATCCGCATAGAACACATCTCCGCGCCTTACCAGCACTTTAGTCACTCTCCGAAAGCCTTATCTCGTAAAGCGCAAGATCTCTGAAATCCTCGTTTATCCCGAATTCAGCGATCCTAAGGTTTATATCGGCCATTTCCTGGTAACCGTTTTTGAGCTGTTCTCTCATTCTTATCCTTTCCCTTTCTCTAATATATAATCTCATCGCATCCTGAATAAATTCGCTGCGGTTCTTTTTTTCCTTAGATATTATGCCATCCACCTGCTTTAACAGGCTATCCGGTAAGCTGACGACTATCCTTTTTAACTCAGCCACAGCGGCACCCCCCAAAAAATAGTAACAAATCAGTATCATTATGTGAATCGCGTATGTAAATTATACCTTTGCTGCCAAATGATTTTTGATTTTTATTATTTTACCATCCTTAATATATATTCTGGGGACCCGTTTAGATATGCCGCAGACTATCTCATAGGGGATAGTCCCTACGATTTTCGCTATTTCATCGGCGGTAACGCCGCCGTTTTCGCCGGTGCCAAAAAGTTCTACTTCGTCACCGGGCTGAACTCCGGGGATGTCGGTGACATCTACCATGCACTGGTCCATGCAGACCCTTCCGACCAACGGAGCCCTCCGCCCTTTTATGACGACTTCAGCCCTGGATGATAAGAGCCTTGGGTAGCCGTCCGCATAACCTACAGGCAGGGTGGCTATAACACTTGTCTTTTTGGTGACAAAGGTGCCCCCGTAGCTGATGGGCGTACCGGCGGGCACGGTTTTTACATGGGATACCCTTGTTTTAAAGGTCATTACCGGCTTCAAAGTGATTCTGCTCCTTTGCACCTCTTCTGAAGGGTATATGCCGTAAAGGATTATACCCGGCCTGACCATATCAAGGTGCATCCCGGGCATGTCTATAATAGCGGCGCTGTTGGCCACGTGCTTTATTGGAACCCGAAGGCCGCGGCTTTCCAGGACGCCGACAGTCTCGCGGTACTTTTTATACTGCTCCTCTGTAAAGCTCTTGTCTTCCTCGTCGGCTCTTGCAAAGTGGGTAAAAATACCCTCTACTTCTATTCCGGGCAGTAAAAATACCTTCTCGATGTCGGAAAGGGATGACGGTTCGGCCGGAAAGCCGATGCGGCTCATACCGGTATCGAGTTTTATGTGGACCTTTGCCTTCATGCCTCGCTTTTGGGCTTCCCGGGACAGAACCTCCGCGGACCTCACGTTATAAACGGTCTGCGTTATGCCATACTCTAATATTTTATCAAACTGGTCTTCCGGTGTAAAACCCAAAATTAGGATGGGAGCTCTGATCCCAGCTTCCCGGAGGACGACGGCCTCGTCCAGGAACGCAACGGCGAGGTATTTCGCACCGAACGAAAGGGCGGTCATGGCCACTTCCACGGCACCGTGGCCGTAGGCGTCGGCCTTGACCACCGCGCATATGCCGGCGTTCGGGCTGGTTATCCGCCTTATCTCCTTTAGGTTGTGCTCCAGGTTGTCCAAGTTAATCTCGACCCTGGTGGGCCTGACCTTCACATCCATCCAAGCTTTCCCCCTCTAATACGTATTTAAAAGCCTCATGGATATGATCTAAAATATCTCCCGCGATCAGGGGGATTTCTCCTTTTTCCCGGGCTGCCAGATCTCCGGCCAGGCCGTGCAGGTAAACCCCTGCCGCGGCCGCCTCATGGCATTTTAGACCTCTTGCCGCAAGGGCAGCTATCATGCCGGTGAGCACGTCTCCGCTGCCGCCGGTAGCCATCCCGGGATTCCCGGTGGGATTGATGCAGGTTGGATAATCCGGCGAAGCCACCAGAGTGCGGGCACCCTTTAAGACCGCGGTACACCCGAACCGGTCGCAGGCCTCTCGCACTGCATCCCACCTGTTCTCCTGCACCTTTTCGGCGGTTACCGAAAGCAATCTTCCCATTTCCCCCGGGTGCGGAGTAATCACTGCAGGAGCAACCGATTTTTTCAGCACATCCGGGTCTTCGGAAAGGGCATTCAGCCCGTCGGCATCGATCACCACCGGCACCGGACACTCCGCTACAAATTTCCTTACGAACTCTGCGGTCTCCTCATGGCGGGACAGTCCCGGCCCTATGGCCACGGCATCGCACCCTTTTGCGAAATCAAGCGCAGGCTCCAGCGCCTTTATAGACAGGCTCCCCTCGTGCGTCTGGGGAAGGGGCAGCGTCATAACCTCGGTGACCTTAACCTCCAGGATGTCGTTCAGCCCCTCGGGGATGCCTATAGTCACAAGGCCCGCGCCGCCCCTTACGGCCCCGAGGCCCGCCAGGGCCGCAGCTCCCGTCATACCCTTCGACCCGGCAATGATAAACACCCGGCCGAAATCGCCCTTGTGAGCGTCCGGAGCGTAGGGCTTGAAATAACCGGAGATCACCTGCCGGTCCAGGAGCAGGCCCTCAGCCTTAACATCATCCAGAATTTTCGCTGGAAGACCTATATCCGCCACAATGATCTTGCCAGCATAGGATGCGCCCGGATAAAGCAAAAGGCCGATCTTGGGCAGCCCCATGGTCACCGTCACCTCGGCGCGCACCGCAGCTCCCAGGACTTTCCCGGTCATGCCGCATATCCCGGAAGGTATGTCCACAGCCACCACTGGGCAGCCGCCTTCATTTATGAATTCTATCACCCTCCGGGGAAACCCCTTTATCTCTCCCCTGAGGCCGGTGCCGAAAAGGGCGTCTACGGCGGCAAAGGATTCCGAGTAAAACCCGCGGGCCTTTTCCAGGTCGGTTTCACCCCGCAATGTGATTACCGGAATCCCCATCCTCCTGACGATCTCAAAGTTTACCGCCGCATCACCTTTTATTTCCGACGGGTCAGACGCAAGAAACACCCGAACTTCAAAACCCATATTTACAAGATGCCGGGCGGCCCCGAAGCCGTCTCCACCGTTGTTTCCCCTTCCGCAGAACACGGCCACTTTCGGAGGGACGCGGCGGTTCTCCTTAACCCGCTCCCAAATCCTCCATACTGCTACTGCCACTTCCCGGCAGGCGTTTTCCATGAGCACGATGCCGGGCACGCCGAAATCTTTAATGGCTCTCCTATCGATATCCCTCATAGTCGAAGGGCTGACAACCTTCACATCTATTCCCCTCCTCCGCTATCGAAAAAGCCACGGCGTAATCCTTAGAATGCGATATGGTGACGAGAACCCGGGAATATCCCCGGGCTTTGAGTATCTCAAAGGCCCTGCCGTGAAGCCTCACTTCCGGCTTTCCTAAGGCATCTGTCAGGATTTCGATATCGTGCCACCCGAAAAACCTGATCCCGGTACATAACGCTTTGCTCACCGCCTCCTTGGCAGCAAACCGGCCGGCTATATGCCGGAAGTAGCCTTCCCCTTTTTTGTCTTTGAAAGCATTTATTTCCCTTTCGGTGAAAATTCGCGTCAAAAACTCACCGTTTTCAATGGCCTTTTTTATCCTGTCGACCTCTACTATGTCAACTCCTATTTCCATGAATAGAAGTTTCACCTCTGAAAAGATGTAATAACGCAAAGAAAAAAGTGAAACACTATACCGGGAGAAATATTTATATAATATATAAATTCTATATCCTACCCGTAATACCTTTCGAAATTAAAAAATTTTTACGCACAGGCATATTGACCTTCTTTGACCTTTATTATATAATAATAATTGCCAATACTAATTTCTGTAAAAGGAGGAGTTAGTATGCGCGGTCGGGAATTGTTTCCTTGGAGGAGAAAGAGCTTTTTCCCTGCCGTTTTCGAATTCGACGTGGAGAATTTCCTGGACAGCTTCTTCGACTTCTTCTCACCCCAGGCCATAAGGATTGACATGAGGGAAACCGAAAGCGAATATATCGTAGAAGCCGATATGCCCGGTTACGACAAAAACAGTATAGATATCCGCTACGAAAACAACCTGCTCACCATTTCAGCGCAGCATGACGAGTTTACCGAGGAAAAGCGCGACAATTACATCCACCGGGAACGGCGCAGGGGCAGCTTCAGAAGGACCATCCCGGTACCCGAAAACGTGGACGCCGAAAAGATAAGGGCAAGTTACAACAACGGCGTGCTGCAGGTAATCCTCCCCAAGATCACTCCCAGCAAACCCACCGGCCGCAGGATAGAAATAGAATAATGAAATTAAAGGTTGGGCAAGTCGCCCAACCTTCAGACTGTCGACAAAGTAACTGTCGACAGTCTTTTTTTGCAAAAGCTAGTACAAAAATCATCAGCTTTTTAGTAAAATTAAAGAAGATACAAAAATATTGTGGGGCGATGAAATGTTAACGAAGAAAAATCGAGAAATAATAGAGCAGGTAGAATTAGTAAG
The DNA window shown above is from Thermosediminibacter oceani DSM 16646 and carries:
- a CDS encoding M55 family metallopeptidase — protein: MKIYISADMEGISGVVSLAHVEPGSGEYERFRRLMTREVNAVVEAAFEFGASEVVVNDSHNKMDNILVEELHPRASLISGSPKPLSMMQGIDGSFDAVFFVGYHARAGSSEAIMDHTYTGSVLCAKINGRAMSEAGLNGRLAGYYGVPVVLVTGDQNAVRCAREELNDPVGVVVKEAVTRYSAKVCPFDVVKERIRQGVKEALEDVSRFRPTIEEGTVELEIAFKQSILADVALLIPGMKKKDARTVVYNAADYLEAYKVFRAALAMGSGIR
- a CDS encoding gamma-glutamyl-gamma-aminobutyrate hydrolase family protein, yielding MKPLIAITCSLEDGRIFLNHGYYRAVERAGGIPVVVPPLGREQDLGELLDRVHGLLLAGGPDVDPRHFNESPRPGLGEINPKRDAVELYLCREAVRRRKPVFGICRGIQVINIALGGSVYQDIGSEIEKPLKHRQEAPRWYGSHEVRVEKDSMLYGLIKAETLLVNSFHHQALKDIARPLRPVAFAPDGLVEAVEGISEDAFLLGVQWHPEEMWEVYPEQLELFKSFVEAAARIDE
- a CDS encoding type II toxin-antitoxin system PemK/MazF family toxin, which translates into the protein MLVRRGDVFYADLNPVVGSEQGGVRPVLVVQNDVGNKYSPTVIVAAITSQIDKAKLPTHVELKRGEYGLEKDSVILLEQLRTIDKRRLREKIAYLDQEIMARVDEALKISLGLVDF
- a CDS encoding HD-GYP domain-containing protein; translated protein: MEIKDKLFTELMTALSLMMDLEENRKLYHAWRVGVLAEKMARKVMPEYANHIFYAGLLHDIGAISLPDHMVHYTNPDDHLRYPVIYNHPRKGAEIVREIEPLKGVVDMILDHHEHWDGSGYPRGICGDRISLGGQILRICDTFDVLSRVKPPLDIVGMKTLLAARRGWEFSDLMYEVMVEVLGEGNFFDEIIDEQKIGEMVFKIVESMPPTKTGYCERDISKVIQVFGRVIDAKHEYTAGHSSRVAFYTSLIAKNLGLADSEVEKLEFAAYLHDAGKVAIPRAILDKPGRLTLEEFKTMKRHPVYTMEILSTVGALKDLAPISGHHHEKYDGSGYPDGLSRDGIQLGARIMAVADAFDAMTSARPYQKQKSGWEAKEELVKWAGSQFDPEVVKVAVRVLPDHPQPEEAESR
- a CDS encoding bifunctional ADP-dependent NAD(P)H-hydrate dehydratase/NAD(P)H-hydrate epimerase, translated to MKVVSPSTMRDIDRRAIKDFGVPGIVLMENACREVAVAVWRIWERVKENRRVPPKVAVFCGRGNNGGDGFGAARHLVNMGFEVRVFLASDPSEIKGDAAVNFEIVRRMGIPVITLRGETDLEKARGFYSESFAAVDALFGTGLRGEIKGFPRRVIEFINEGGCPVVAVDIPSGICGMTGKVLGAAVRAEVTVTMGLPKIGLLLYPGASYAGKIIVADIGLPAKILDDVKAEGLLLDRQVISGYFKPYAPDAHKGDFGRVFIIAGSKGMTGAAALAGLGAVRGGAGLVTIGIPEGLNDILEVKVTEVMTLPLPQTHEGSLSIKALEPALDFAKGCDAVAIGPGLSRHEETAEFVRKFVAECPVPVVIDADGLNALSEDPDVLKKSVAPAVITPHPGEMGRLLSVTAEKVQENRWDAVREACDRFGCTAVLKGARTLVASPDYPTCINPTGNPGMATGGSGDVLTGMIAALAARGLKCHEAAAAGVYLHGLAGDLAAREKGEIPLIAGDILDHIHEAFKYVLEGESLDGCEGQAHQGRD
- a CDS encoding Hsp20/alpha crystallin family protein: MRGRELFPWRRKSFFPAVFEFDVENFLDSFFDFFSPQAIRIDMRETESEYIVEADMPGYDKNSIDIRYENNLLTISAQHDEFTEEKRDNYIHRERRRGSFRRTIPVPENVDAEKIRASYNNGVLQVILPKITPSKPTGRRIEIE
- the acpS gene encoding holo-ACP synthase: MEIGVDIVEVDRIKKAIENGEFLTRIFTEREINAFKDKKGEGYFRHIAGRFAAKEAVSKALCTGIRFFGWHDIEILTDALGKPEVRLHGRAFEILKARGYSRVLVTISHSKDYAVAFSIAEEGNRCEGCQPFDYEGYR
- a CDS encoding CopG family ribbon-helix-helix protein — encoded protein: MAELKRIVVSLPDSLLKQVDGIISKEKKNRSEFIQDAMRLYIRERERIRMREQLKNGYQEMADINLRIAEFGINEDFRDLALYEIRLSESD
- the alr gene encoding alanine racemase → MDVKVRPTRVEINLDNLEHNLKEIRRITSPNAGICAVVKADAYGHGAVEVAMTALSFGAKYLAVAFLDEAVVLREAGIRAPILILGFTPEDQFDKILEYGITQTVYNVRSAEVLSREAQKRGMKAKVHIKLDTGMSRIGFPAEPSSLSDIEKVFLLPGIEVEGIFTHFARADEEDKSFTEEQYKKYRETVGVLESRGLRVPIKHVANSAAIIDMPGMHLDMVRPGIILYGIYPSEEVQRSRITLKPVMTFKTRVSHVKTVPAGTPISYGGTFVTKKTSVIATLPVGYADGYPRLLSSRAEVVIKGRRAPLVGRVCMDQCMVDVTDIPGVQPGDEVELFGTGENGGVTADEIAKIVGTIPYEIVCGISKRVPRIYIKDGKIIKIKNHLAAKV